The nucleotide window ggtaaaccatgtacataaaaatacctttggtaaagcgaaggttaaagtcCCTACaatatagattacatagagacacttaagtggcaatcgtctttatgctagattacatgAGATGTATacagtaaccaattgacttctctctgcattacaaatagcacgtcaaatgacccaaaatatataaattggagtcagccaagtgatcagatattattaacattttccgtctataagggatacatttactaattgcttaattgctgggttattacgacataaaaattaaggttggatgctactttacagcacgatctaaatattgatgattttaaaaggaaagtcacaatatggaagctctaaagattatggctttaaacaagtattcataccaagatattacaattaatatatccatcgttttttcagtagaaaaattattttaaaaatagttttagaactttaattgtttaattccagTGTTATgcattttttggacatttcgaaaTACATACTTAATCATTTTATGTATCTgcataaaaatataagtgcatatttttaaaatttttaggtcatattttgatttttttgaagcatattttaggcgcatattttccaataataaatgcatgaaaatccgccccctagtgatgacacatttggtgacaaacttttcactttgtttttttatttttggcctatgggatcgACCAGTGTGCACTGGTctcaatgtatattttttgggACCAGAGCCTTTCTTGTGGAAGTGCTAGGGATTTAATAAGCTAAAACGTCAAAGCTGGCAAACAATTCCTAAAGTAATATAGAAATTGCCGTAATCCTTAAAATGGCCGAACCGTTGCCGAAATAACATTTAATTCATTTATCGAACCAATGCAAAGTATCCTTATCGAAATAATACAAATACAGCATTACcgttattacaaaaataacattACATTTCGCACACATGTGCGAATATTTTCTAAATCTCAGCAaattaacattttgaaatttgtccagctttttgaatgaaacaagTCTCAGAttagttattttttgttcaaagaaaacctaatttaaataaattaacagaAAATTTCCATGTCTCTCTAGCTAAATAAGAATTCAAGTATattaagagaatttttttaataattttaattttatttttatagtatttattATCGAGTAGAAAAAGTTGGCAAACAGAGAACTGcaacataaaattcaaatgaaatgaaaaaactaaattaagattttatgtataaatttagaATAGTCTAAAAATATGCACTcgtatgtgtgtatgtttatGAGTGTGTGTCAAAAAATAAATGCGGTAGAGTCAACACTATTATTATGACGCATAAGTCAGTCAGGTTAACAAAGCTTTATCTCAACATTATGAAATGATGTTGTCATTTCATGTATGTATGAGGAAAAGGAtaatagttttatttcaatGCTATAATGCTGTAGCTGCAAGACATTTCAGCCATAGAATTATACCACTGAAACATAAATAGTGTCGCCTTAGATTATTCGCCGTTGAACCTAAATTGCCTTGCATTAGATGCTCTTGACAGGGCGCCATAGTTTCTATGTTGACATCAGCTATTAGGCGGCCATTTAGTTCAATGGGTGAAATACAATAGTTGTGCTCAAGTAGTCTGCGTGTGGAGTTTGGTGTCTTTGAGACGAATGCACTGTccaatagattttgcaaatgGCAGCCGCATGGAAAGTAGTTGTCGTTCAACTCCAAATTATCCACTCCATCCAGGCAGATGGCATCGGCTTCGGGTGTCTGCAGAAAATGATTGCcatgcaattttaaatattttatggctgATGTCTCGTTGAAATCCAATGCTTCGATTATATCAATCTTGTTATTTAGGAATTGCAATGTGTCCACCTGTGTCAAGCCAGCGAAGGCTTCACTGCTTATTACACCCAAATCGGATTCCTGTATGGTGAGCAGCAATACGTTCGATAGACCGCGAAATGTGTACGGTCGTATATGCTCAAGATCCATATAAGCCAATTTAAGAAGACCAACTGTGTACATGCCAGAGAAGGCATCTGACTCCACCGTCCGTATGCCGGCAGGCAACAATAGATGACCCACTTGTGTGAGACTGGAAAACGCAAAACTTTCTATGCGTAGGACAGGATTGTTCGTCAACAGTATTAGTTTAACGTTCGATGTGCCGGCAAATGCATACGCCTCAATGGTGGCAATTTGATTGTGGCTCAAGAGTATGGTGGATAGATTCTGGAGGCCAGCAAAGGCAAAACTCGTTACGACCTGAAGTGGTGTGTATTGTATTGATAGCTCCTTAAGGCGTGGAAGGCCACGAAAtgcaaattgtttaattttcgtTATGTTATTTCCATCTAGTGATAGTTTCTTTAAAGCACGTAAACCAGCAAACGAATCCGGTTTGATTACATGAAAATGGTTTTTTGTCAATGATAAATGTTCAACATTCGTGGGCAGATGTCGCAACGGTATGTGATTCAATCCACCAGTATTACACAGAACCttaaatgagaataaaaaaatataataataataaacgttATTCATAggtaatttcttttttgtttgcttcCTAAATAAAGTACCAAATGGATCTTAtatatttgtgtaattttttacatGCATGCACACTATACtcatgaatttatttaaaattaaagaaaaacaactcttgacatttttaaattgtactaAACCCAATCAAAAGTATCACTTTTTTAATTCGAAACTAAGTACTTATTGTTATTGGGACATGTAATATAGATCGGAACAAGAAATTTAATCACAATCTCATAGTGCAATTAGTATATGTAAGTATGGATATGTAAGTATGAATGACTTAGTATTGTATTATTGACCGATTCTTAAAAACTTCGGAATGATTTCTATCTGAATGCTGTGAAATCAAAGTTGTAAGGTGCCTGTCAAAATTATATACTTTTCGTTctgtttatccaaaaatacaaataagatTGATTGTGTACTACTGGGTAAAATTCTTGCAGATCAAATGTTGTTCAGATAAGAATCCTTTCCTCTCATTTGATTTCtgtaatattaataa belongs to Calliphora vicina chromosome 4, idCalVici1.1, whole genome shotgun sequence and includes:
- the LOC135957773 gene encoding insulin-like growth factor-binding protein complex acid labile subunit, with the translated sequence MLNSWHLMIVITLGCMWNSCLIETSKTCPVECICLSQTQVLCNTGGLNHIPLRHLPTNVEHLSLTKNHFHVIKPDSFAGLRALKKLSLDGNNITKIKQFAFRGLPRLKELSIQYTPLQVVTSFAFAGLQNLSTILLSHNQIATIEAYAFAGTSNVKLILLTNNPVLRIESFAFSSLTQVGHLLLPAGIRTVESDAFSGMYTVGLLKLAYMDLEHIRPYTFRGLSNVLLLTIQESDLGVISSEAFAGLTQVDTLQFLNNKIDIIEALDFNETSAIKYLKLHGNHFLQTPEADAICLDGVDNLELNDNYFPCGCHLQNLLDSAFVSKTPNSTRRLLEHNYCISPIELNGRLIADVNIETMAPCQEHLMQGNLGSTANNLRRHYLCFSGIILWLKCLAATAL